A window of the Dyadobacter pollutisoli genome harbors these coding sequences:
- a CDS encoding FAD-binding and (Fe-S)-binding domain-containing protein produces the protein MNRVSQFQFTTLRSRFTGELYFDDSTLHAAQKAIYATDASVYQEKPQAVALPRTVEDIRLLIEFAGNHKVTLIPRAAGTSLAGQVVGNGIVVDISKHFGKVLEINAEEKWVRVQPGVIRDDLNKHLAPYGLLFGPETSTASRAMIGGMIGNNSCGLHSITWGATRDHLLEVKALLSDGSETVFNNQSISDYTKNITQKQVRGREQGILAGMYGLISNPVDQELIKKHFPKPTVTRRNSGYSLDALVRNFENSNINLCNLIAGSEGTLCFVTEAKLALVDVPPAAVGVVCVHADSLAESLHANRVAMTFNPKASELVDRYIMDFTKNHNVYSQNRFFMQGDPAALLMVEFWGNTEAEVESQAASLISSLKAENLGYAYPLLFGDDANKAWEIRKAGLGLIRNLPGDTQPVNLIEDCAVAVEDLPAYIDELAALLEQHNLHASYYAHAGAGELHVEPMINLKTSEGKQQFRNVLADTAKLVKKYNGALSGEHGDGRLRGEFIPFMMGEEVYEMFRQVKRIWDPDGIFNANKIVDTPPMNEFLRYEQDKPQPEINTVFDFSRQDGMLRLAEKCSGSGDCRKTELTGGTMCPSYMATRRERDTTRARANILRQYLTPIKEKQKSITPKMVKEVLDLCLSCKGCKSECPSSVDIGKMKAEFTQQYYEIHGVPLRSKLIANFSKQMKLASIAPWAFNGVFGTPALRKIANKMVGFHPERTMPKLHSQTLKDWWLKRKSISKSQTADRKVYLFCDEFSNYNDVEVGKKAIELLEALGYQVIIPDHEESGRSYLSKGFVKEAQKLAVENVSLLRDKITYDTPLIGIEPSAILSFRDEYVDLVLENQRNDAEKISENALLFEEFIAREIDAKRIDKGVFTQKKQLIKLHGHCHQKALSTLTASKKAMSLPENYQVQLIPSGCCGMAGSFGYEEEHYAVSMQIGELVLFPTVRQQPDEVIIAASGTSCRHQIKDGTGRKALHPVEILWDALLK, from the coding sequence ATGAATCGCGTTTCCCAATTTCAGTTCACTACCCTTCGTTCCCGGTTCACGGGAGAGCTTTATTTTGATGATTCGACGCTGCATGCAGCGCAAAAAGCGATCTATGCGACCGACGCTTCTGTCTATCAGGAAAAGCCGCAGGCAGTGGCTTTGCCGCGAACGGTTGAAGACATTCGTTTGCTGATCGAATTTGCAGGAAACCATAAAGTAACCCTTATCCCGCGTGCTGCCGGTACTTCATTGGCTGGTCAGGTGGTAGGTAATGGTATTGTGGTGGACATTTCGAAGCATTTTGGGAAAGTTCTGGAAATCAATGCGGAGGAAAAGTGGGTGCGCGTGCAGCCCGGTGTCATTCGTGATGATCTTAACAAGCATCTCGCTCCGTATGGCCTACTTTTCGGACCTGAAACTTCTACTGCGAGCCGGGCAATGATCGGCGGAATGATCGGTAACAACTCGTGCGGGCTGCATTCCATTACCTGGGGTGCCACCCGCGACCATTTGCTGGAAGTAAAAGCGTTGCTGTCCGATGGTTCTGAAACGGTTTTTAACAATCAGTCTATTTCGGATTATACCAAAAATATTACTCAAAAGCAGGTCAGGGGACGTGAGCAGGGGATTCTGGCAGGAATGTATGGCCTGATCTCCAACCCGGTGGACCAGGAGCTGATCAAAAAGCATTTCCCTAAACCGACTGTAACGAGAAGAAACTCGGGCTATTCACTGGATGCATTGGTCCGCAATTTTGAAAATAGCAACATTAACCTTTGCAACCTCATAGCAGGGTCTGAGGGTACACTATGCTTTGTTACCGAAGCCAAACTCGCGTTGGTTGATGTTCCTCCCGCGGCTGTGGGCGTAGTGTGTGTGCATGCCGATTCGCTTGCCGAATCGCTTCATGCTAACCGGGTTGCGATGACTTTTAATCCAAAAGCCTCTGAATTAGTAGACCGGTACATTATGGATTTTACCAAAAATCATAATGTATATTCTCAAAACCGTTTCTTTATGCAAGGAGACCCTGCGGCACTGCTTATGGTTGAATTTTGGGGCAATACCGAGGCGGAAGTGGAGTCGCAGGCAGCATCATTGATTTCCAGTTTAAAGGCCGAAAATCTGGGTTACGCTTATCCATTGTTGTTTGGTGACGATGCTAATAAGGCCTGGGAGATCAGGAAGGCAGGTTTAGGGCTGATCAGAAACCTGCCCGGCGACACTCAGCCAGTGAACCTCATTGAAGATTGTGCCGTGGCGGTAGAAGACCTGCCGGCCTACATTGACGAGCTCGCTGCGCTATTGGAACAGCATAATCTACACGCGTCCTATTATGCACACGCGGGCGCGGGTGAGTTGCATGTAGAACCGATGATCAACTTGAAAACTTCGGAAGGTAAGCAGCAGTTCAGAAATGTGCTGGCGGATACTGCGAAATTGGTCAAAAAATACAATGGCGCACTTTCAGGTGAACATGGTGACGGAAGATTGCGGGGCGAATTCATCCCATTTATGATGGGTGAGGAGGTGTACGAGATGTTCCGGCAGGTGAAGCGTATCTGGGACCCGGACGGTATTTTCAATGCCAACAAAATCGTGGATACGCCTCCGATGAATGAGTTTCTGAGGTATGAGCAGGATAAGCCGCAGCCGGAGATCAATACGGTTTTTGATTTTTCGAGACAAGATGGAATGTTGCGTCTGGCCGAAAAGTGCAGTGGGTCAGGCGATTGTCGCAAAACAGAACTGACTGGAGGTACCATGTGCCCCAGTTATATGGCAACACGACGGGAAAGAGATACTACACGAGCGAGAGCCAATATTCTGCGGCAGTATTTGACGCCGATCAAAGAGAAGCAAAAATCCATTACCCCGAAAATGGTGAAGGAAGTGCTCGATCTCTGTCTTTCCTGCAAAGGCTGCAAATCTGAATGTCCGTCGAGTGTGGATATTGGCAAAATGAAGGCGGAATTTACGCAACAATATTACGAGATCCACGGTGTGCCCTTGCGTAGCAAGCTCATTGCCAACTTCTCAAAGCAAATGAAACTGGCCTCTATTGCTCCCTGGGCGTTTAATGGCGTGTTTGGGACACCCGCATTGCGAAAAATTGCCAACAAAATGGTAGGCTTCCATCCCGAACGAACAATGCCGAAACTGCATAGCCAGACATTGAAAGATTGGTGGCTCAAAAGGAAATCAATAAGCAAAAGCCAGACTGCTGACAGGAAGGTATACCTGTTCTGCGATGAATTTTCCAATTATAATGATGTAGAAGTTGGCAAAAAGGCCATTGAATTGCTGGAAGCGCTCGGCTACCAGGTCATTATCCCTGATCACGAGGAATCGGGACGGTCGTATTTATCAAAAGGTTTTGTGAAGGAAGCGCAGAAACTGGCCGTTGAAAATGTGTCATTATTGCGGGATAAAATCACTTATGATACCCCTTTGATCGGTATAGAACCTTCGGCAATATTGTCTTTTAGGGACGAGTATGTAGACCTTGTTCTCGAAAATCAGCGAAATGATGCGGAGAAAATCTCTGAAAATGCATTGCTTTTTGAAGAATTCATCGCCCGTGAGATCGACGCCAAAAGAATTGATAAAGGTGTTTTTACACAAAAAAAGCAGCTCATCAAGCTGCATGGACATTGTCATCAGAAGGCACTTTCTACATTAACCGCTTCCAAAAAAGCAATGTCCCTGCCTGAAAATTACCAGGTACAACTGATTCCTTCGGGATGCTGCGGTATGGCGGGCTCGTTCGGCTACGAAGAGGAACATTATGCCGTTTCCATGCAAATTGGTGAGCTGGTGCTGTTTCCAACGGTCCGGCAGCAACCGGATGAGGTGATCATAGCCGCCTCAGGGACCAGCTGCCGTCATCAGATCAAAGATGGAACAGGACGTAAAGCTTTACATCCTGTGGAGATCTTGTGGGATGCGTTGTTGAAGTAA
- a CDS encoding SusC/RagA family TonB-linked outer membrane protein — protein MRKVFTLGFLSFLLFLTGTGFGQDLNIKGKVQSEDGNLPGASILIKGTSRGSTTDANGEFSISTPSGATLVVSFIGYKTLEVPVGTKTFFEINLEQDATQFSEIVVTALGIAREKKALGYSVQEVSGKTLTQARETNLVNSLSGRLAGVQVTNSNGAPGSSSRMIIRGASSIGSNNQPLFVVDGVPVDNSNFGSGTAVDYGNAAASINPDDVESISVLKGPSAAALYGSRGANGVVLITTKSGKGTKGIGVSFNTNTAFESPFRIPEWQNEYGQGAGGVFSYVDGKGGGKGDGVDESWGPKLDGRLLPQFDSPIAADGTRTPTPWIAHPDNVDKFYETGKTYTNSVAVTGGNDVADFRLGFTNLSQTGILPNTDYKRRTVSLNVGWNLTKKLSVRATGNYVKDGSDNRNNFGLYFIWFGRQVDMDKLTTYKKPGSIYQNNWNDNYWTNPYYLLNESTKANEKDRLYGNFSATYKFTDWLSLTARSGTDFYEDRRKTKTAARQAVIGTSSLYDAYNEEQIFVRESNSDFLLNATHKFGEFDITANIGGNHRTNYAQRNYMGATELAIPRVYNFGNSRQKLVGENSYIKKTVNSLYASANLGFRNYLFVDLTARNDWSSTLPSNNRSYFYPSAAVSAIITDMFNVKSSILSFAKIRAGVAQVGNDTDPYRLTSAYKYENAWGSTPSLSENNAMLNADLKPEITSSYEIGTDIRLWHNRVGIDVTYYSKVSKNQILDVNISNATGFLSKLLNAGKIKNSGVEIQLTATPIKVGNFQWDIGLNWAKNKNRVLSLEGGLTTYQLNTSYNPLTQATTNSAFRGLSVEARVGQPYGTFFGKGFLRAPDGQIVYDAQGYPMIDPVSRVLGSFTPDWIGGISNTFTYKRFSLSTLIDIKSGGDIFSQSINVGRYTGVLKETTFGREEGVIGAGVVNKGTAASPEYVANEKRISSEEYHHKYYLLTNNENTIFDASYVKLREVKLTYMISGKVFNKLPFRDIAVSVVGRNLALLKSNLPHIDPETSYYNDGNLQGIENGQIPTTKTVGFNISFNL, from the coding sequence ATGAGAAAAGTCTTTACTTTAGGCTTTCTATCTTTTCTTCTGTTCCTCACGGGAACGGGTTTCGGGCAAGACCTGAACATCAAGGGAAAGGTTCAATCGGAAGACGGGAATCTTCCGGGCGCAAGTATCCTCATCAAAGGCACCAGCAGAGGAAGCACAACTGATGCAAACGGTGAGTTCAGTATCAGCACGCCGTCCGGGGCCACATTGGTAGTCTCGTTCATCGGCTACAAAACCCTAGAAGTGCCTGTCGGAACCAAAACGTTTTTTGAGATTAACCTCGAACAGGACGCAACCCAGTTCAGCGAGATCGTGGTAACGGCCCTGGGTATTGCCCGTGAGAAAAAAGCACTGGGCTATTCGGTACAGGAAGTGAGCGGAAAAACGCTTACACAAGCCAGGGAGACTAACCTTGTCAATTCACTTTCGGGAAGACTTGCGGGTGTACAGGTTACCAATTCCAATGGCGCGCCTGGCTCCTCGTCCCGGATGATCATCCGCGGCGCCAGCTCGATCGGTAGCAATAACCAGCCTCTGTTCGTTGTAGACGGTGTTCCTGTCGATAACAGCAACTTCGGATCGGGAACGGCTGTCGATTATGGCAATGCTGCTGCGTCTATCAACCCTGACGACGTGGAGTCTATCAGTGTACTAAAAGGACCTAGTGCGGCTGCGCTTTACGGCTCCCGCGGTGCGAACGGCGTGGTTTTGATCACTACCAAAAGCGGTAAGGGAACCAAGGGAATTGGTGTTTCATTTAACACTAATACAGCATTCGAAAGCCCGTTCAGAATCCCTGAATGGCAAAATGAATATGGACAAGGCGCCGGTGGCGTGTTCTCCTACGTGGATGGAAAAGGAGGTGGAAAAGGAGATGGTGTAGATGAAAGCTGGGGACCGAAACTCGATGGCCGCTTACTGCCACAGTTCGACTCGCCAATCGCCGCAGACGGAACCAGAACTCCAACCCCGTGGATCGCACACCCTGATAATGTTGACAAATTTTACGAAACAGGCAAAACGTATACGAATAGTGTTGCCGTAACCGGAGGTAATGACGTAGCCGATTTCCGCCTCGGATTCACTAATTTAAGCCAGACAGGTATTTTACCAAATACTGATTATAAACGCCGTACCGTATCGCTGAATGTAGGCTGGAACCTGACCAAAAAACTGAGCGTGAGAGCGACCGGAAACTATGTGAAAGACGGAAGCGACAACAGGAATAACTTCGGTCTTTACTTCATCTGGTTCGGCCGCCAGGTCGATATGGACAAACTGACTACCTATAAAAAGCCGGGCAGCATTTACCAGAACAACTGGAATGATAACTATTGGACTAACCCTTACTACCTGCTCAACGAAAGCACCAAGGCCAACGAAAAAGACCGTCTGTACGGTAACTTCTCAGCCACTTACAAATTCACCGACTGGCTTTCTCTGACCGCAAGATCAGGAACTGATTTCTACGAAGATCGTCGTAAAACCAAGACTGCTGCCCGCCAGGCTGTCATTGGTACTTCTTCATTGTACGATGCATATAACGAAGAGCAGATCTTCGTCCGCGAATCCAACTCCGATTTCCTTTTGAATGCAACCCATAAATTCGGCGAGTTTGACATTACTGCCAACATTGGCGGAAACCACCGGACAAATTACGCGCAACGCAACTATATGGGCGCTACCGAGCTCGCGATCCCTCGTGTTTATAACTTTGGTAACTCACGCCAGAAACTGGTTGGAGAAAACAGCTACATTAAAAAGACCGTTAATAGCCTTTATGCTTCGGCCAATCTCGGTTTTAGAAACTACCTGTTTGTGGACCTTACCGCCAGAAATGACTGGTCGAGTACGCTGCCTTCCAACAACCGCTCCTACTTCTATCCTTCTGCGGCTGTGAGTGCGATCATCACCGATATGTTTAATGTAAAATCATCGATACTGTCATTTGCTAAAATCCGGGCTGGTGTGGCGCAAGTGGGTAATGATACCGATCCGTATCGTTTGACAAGTGCTTACAAATACGAAAATGCATGGGGCAGCACGCCGAGCTTATCTGAAAACAATGCAATGCTCAATGCTGACCTGAAACCTGAAATTACTTCTTCTTACGAGATCGGTACGGATATCAGACTTTGGCACAACCGCGTAGGTATCGATGTGACCTATTACAGCAAAGTATCCAAAAACCAGATCCTGGATGTCAATATTTCCAATGCGACCGGGTTCTTGTCCAAACTTTTGAATGCGGGTAAAATCAAAAACTCAGGTGTTGAAATCCAGTTGACGGCTACGCCGATCAAGGTTGGTAATTTCCAATGGGATATTGGCTTGAACTGGGCCAAAAACAAAAACCGGGTCCTTTCCCTGGAAGGCGGACTTACCACTTACCAGCTGAACACAAGCTACAATCCTCTGACACAAGCGACTACCAACAGCGCTTTCCGTGGACTATCTGTGGAAGCCCGTGTAGGGCAGCCTTATGGCACATTCTTCGGAAAAGGATTTTTGCGCGCCCCGGACGGACAGATCGTTTACGACGCACAAGGATATCCGATGATCGATCCTGTGAGCCGCGTATTGGGTAGCTTCACTCCTGACTGGATCGGCGGCATTTCCAACACATTTACTTACAAAAGGTTCTCTCTAAGCACATTGATCGACATCAAATCGGGCGGGGATATCTTCTCGCAATCCATCAATGTCGGCCGCTATACCGGGGTTTTGAAAGAAACTACATTCGGTCGTGAGGAAGGCGTCATCGGCGCGGGTGTGGTCAACAAAGGAACCGCAGCCAGCCCTGAATATGTGGCGAACGAAAAAAGGATTTCATCGGAAGAATATCACCACAAATATTACCTGCTGACCAACAACGAGAACACCATTTTCGACGCAAGCTACGTGAAGCTGCGTGAGGTAAAATTGACTTATATGATTTCCGGCAAAGTTTTCAACAAGCTGCCTTTCCGCGATATCGCTGTTTCTGTTGTGGGACGTAACCTTGCTTTGCTGAAAAGCAATCTTCCGCACATCGACCCTGAAACCAGCTATTACAACGACGGTAACCTTCAAGGCATAGAAAACGGTCAGATCCCTACTACCAAGACGGTAGGTTTCAACATCAGCTTCAATTTATAA
- a CDS encoding outer membrane beta-barrel protein: MKIFLNSQTFLIALFLFIAFHAQAQNTRSFFSVTGGYSLPVGELAREKLDDPFAGLTGSGYFGQANYDFRIARWVGLRVSGSMNLNKTNSQPIIDKANSYAAGLGETFTWQANVSKWKLNALMVGPALYINMGRAQIELHAQGGKVWANSPTVDLIGTAENGGEPITVGLKPASTSAFGLAGGASLRLPIAGKLYFQLSGDVIGAEAEIKDVTIRAVRGSFDFSEKVSEKRFIGVVNVGAGLGIAF, from the coding sequence ATGAAAATTTTCCTCAACAGCCAAACGTTCCTGATTGCATTATTTTTATTTATTGCCTTCCACGCCCAAGCGCAAAACACGCGTAGCTTCTTTTCAGTAACAGGTGGTTATAGTTTGCCGGTAGGGGAACTTGCACGCGAGAAACTGGACGATCCATTCGCGGGATTAACCGGTTCCGGATATTTCGGACAGGCCAATTATGACTTTCGCATTGCCCGCTGGGTAGGACTTCGTGTTTCAGGAAGTATGAATTTAAACAAAACCAATTCGCAGCCTATCATTGACAAGGCCAATAGCTACGCTGCGGGACTGGGCGAAACTTTCACCTGGCAGGCCAATGTATCGAAATGGAAACTGAATGCATTAATGGTCGGTCCGGCGTTATATATCAACATGGGCAGGGCGCAAATTGAACTGCACGCGCAAGGTGGGAAAGTCTGGGCCAATTCGCCTACGGTAGACCTCATTGGTACTGCCGAAAATGGTGGCGAGCCGATCACAGTAGGTTTGAAACCTGCTTCCACGTCAGCATTTGGTCTGGCGGGCGGGGCTAGTTTGAGGCTGCCTATTGCTGGTAAACTGTACTTTCAGCTGAGCGGAGATGTAATTGGTGCTGAGGCTGAGATTAAAGATGTTACCATTAGGGCAGTAAGAGGTAGTTTTGACTTTTCTGAGAAGGTGAGTGAAAAGCGTTTCATAGGGGTAGTGAATGTGGGCGCAGGGCTTGGAATTGCATTTTAG
- the thrA gene encoding bifunctional aspartate kinase/homoserine dehydrogenase I: MKVLKFGGTSVGSVDSIKTVISILEDNLAKGERIAVVFSAMGGVTNRLIEIGKMAAAGNTDYIEFLKVVEERHFSVVRGLIPVKNQSSTFAAVRGIFNELEDILKGVSWIKELSERTLDLIMSFGERLSTLVITEILKSKGINAEFCDARQIIHTNATYGMGDVSFEITNHQILEYFAKTAALQCVTGFIASTAEGITTTLGRGGSDYTASILAAALEADSIEIWTDVDGMMTADPRKVANAFTIPSISYAEAMELSHFGAKVIYPPSLQPAFAKNITLKVLNTFNVDFEGTYVQKSANGKEYAITGISSIDEIALVNIQGSGMIGVAGISGRLFTALSNNAISVILISQASSEHSICFSIDPKNAARASEVLEKEFATEISMGHIDSISIEKNLSIIAIVGEGMKKSTGVSGKLFSALGKNGINVVATAQGSSELNISVVIAKSDLSKALNAIHGVFFQSETRSLNLFIVGVGLIGGTLLEQIRNQTQYLREEKLLNLNIAGLSNTKKMLLDPDGIKPENWRDRVMDEGVKTSLPAFVQRMIELNLPNSVFVDCTSEKDIVQYYHVLLDASISVVTPNKVANSGTYAEYLSLQRTALQRGVKFLYETNVGAGLPIINTMQGLMASGDKFLKIEAILSGTLSYIFNNFGSDNRFVDIVKEAKAKGFTEPDPREDLSGADVGRKILILAREVGVPLEADEVKISQILPGNCLNAPTVDAFFQELEISNGFFADLQSEAEAAGGKLRYIATLENGKASIELKTVDAQHPFYTLSGSDNIVSFTTERYKDRPLVIKGPGAGAEVTASGVFADIMSISSYLG; encoded by the coding sequence ATGAAGGTTCTTAAATTTGGCGGTACCTCTGTCGGTTCGGTTGACAGCATCAAAACAGTAATCAGTATCCTTGAAGACAATCTGGCGAAGGGCGAGCGCATCGCGGTTGTTTTCTCAGCAATGGGAGGGGTCACGAACCGTTTGATTGAAATTGGCAAAATGGCTGCCGCCGGTAATACAGATTACATTGAATTTCTGAAAGTGGTTGAAGAAAGACACTTTTCAGTGGTAAGAGGGCTGATCCCGGTGAAGAACCAAAGCAGTACTTTCGCGGCGGTAAGGGGTATTTTCAATGAGCTGGAAGATATTTTGAAGGGCGTTTCCTGGATCAAAGAACTGTCGGAAAGGACATTGGACTTGATCATGAGCTTTGGCGAGCGACTTTCGACACTCGTAATCACTGAGATCCTTAAAAGTAAAGGCATCAATGCCGAATTCTGCGATGCACGGCAGATCATCCACACCAATGCTACCTATGGCATGGGGGATGTTAGTTTTGAAATTACAAATCATCAGATTTTAGAATATTTTGCAAAAACCGCTGCATTGCAATGTGTAACAGGGTTTATTGCATCCACTGCCGAAGGCATTACGACCACACTGGGTCGCGGCGGTTCTGATTATACGGCTTCCATTTTGGCCGCGGCACTGGAAGCAGATTCGATTGAAATATGGACGGATGTGGACGGTATGATGACGGCAGATCCGCGTAAAGTGGCCAACGCATTCACGATACCTTCTATTTCTTATGCAGAGGCGATGGAACTGTCACATTTCGGGGCGAAAGTGATTTATCCGCCGAGCCTGCAACCTGCATTTGCCAAGAATATTACATTAAAGGTCCTGAACACATTCAATGTCGATTTCGAAGGTACCTATGTTCAGAAATCTGCTAACGGCAAGGAGTATGCGATCACGGGTATTTCGTCGATCGACGAGATCGCGCTCGTGAACATCCAAGGTAGCGGGATGATTGGTGTGGCTGGGATTTCGGGAAGATTATTTACGGCGCTTTCCAATAATGCGATCAGTGTAATCCTGATCTCGCAGGCTTCGTCGGAACATTCCATTTGTTTTTCAATTGACCCAAAAAATGCTGCGCGTGCCAGTGAAGTACTGGAAAAGGAATTTGCCACAGAAATAAGTATGGGGCATATCGACAGCATTTCGATTGAAAAAAACCTGTCGATCATTGCCATAGTCGGCGAAGGTATGAAAAAGAGCACTGGGGTTTCCGGGAAGCTTTTTTCTGCTTTGGGTAAAAACGGTATCAATGTAGTAGCCACGGCTCAGGGTTCTTCGGAGCTGAATATTTCGGTTGTGATTGCCAAAAGTGATCTGTCCAAAGCATTGAATGCGATTCACGGCGTATTCTTCCAGTCTGAAACACGCTCGCTGAACCTGTTTATTGTAGGTGTTGGGCTGATCGGAGGGACGCTTTTGGAGCAGATCAGAAACCAGACTCAGTATTTGCGGGAAGAGAAATTGCTCAACCTGAACATTGCAGGACTGTCCAATACTAAAAAGATGCTCCTGGACCCTGACGGTATCAAGCCCGAAAACTGGCGTGACAGGGTGATGGATGAAGGAGTTAAGACCAGTCTGCCTGCTTTTGTGCAAAGAATGATAGAGCTCAACTTGCCAAACAGTGTTTTTGTGGATTGTACGTCCGAAAAGGACATTGTACAATACTATCACGTGCTGCTGGACGCGAGTATTTCGGTGGTAACGCCTAATAAAGTAGCCAACTCCGGTACCTATGCGGAATACCTTTCGTTGCAGCGTACGGCATTGCAGCGGGGCGTTAAATTCCTGTACGAAACCAATGTAGGGGCAGGTTTACCGATCATCAATACCATGCAGGGATTGATGGCGAGCGGGGACAAGTTCCTTAAAATTGAAGCTATTCTGTCGGGTACTTTGTCCTATATTTTCAACAATTTCGGTTCGGACAACCGTTTTGTGGACATTGTGAAGGAAGCGAAAGCCAAAGGTTTTACCGAGCCAGATCCGAGAGAGGATCTGAGCGGAGCGGATGTAGGACGAAAAATACTAATCCTGGCGCGGGAAGTAGGAGTACCGCTGGAAGCAGACGAAGTGAAAATTTCGCAGATACTACCCGGCAACTGCCTCAATGCACCGACTGTTGACGCATTTTTTCAGGAGCTTGAAATTTCAAACGGCTTCTTTGCAGATCTTCAATCAGAAGCGGAAGCAGCCGGGGGAAAGTTGCGGTACATTGCCACGCTGGAAAATGGCAAGGCCAGCATTGAACTGAAAACAGTGGATGCGCAACATCCATTTTACACGCTCTCAGGCAGCGACAACATTGTATCCTTTACTACCGAACGCTACAAAGACCGTCCGCTGGTCATCAAAGGCCCCGGTGCAGGCGCAGAAGTAACAGCCTCAGGCGTTTTCGCGGATATTATGAGTATTAGTAGCTATTTGGGTTAA
- a CDS encoding SusD/RagB family nutrient-binding outer membrane lipoprotein: protein MKKTINSFIFRFLLSSTLLGFSACTGDFDEINTNNNSAATGTADLFLPHGIQSAVDIYWGGSLGMDVGDGFSQHWARIQYTDIDQYTVSSDVYTAGWQGLYIESLADYQRIYKIGVETNNVNYQSVAIILRSWAFSLLTDIYGDIPYKDALQGLEGNLLPKYDKQKDVYAGLIAELKAAGESINATDKSIAISGDILFNNDLTKWKKFANTLSLRILSRMIDKTDAPIDVKTEITRILSDPAKYPVIGAVSENIQLNYLDVTNNQNPINVNRKTRDDHRVSATLVNKLKALSDTRLPIYANLSTLNPGYVGVPNGLSSSEAGKLGLEATSRVGAYFIAPTAPAVIISYAELLFLKAEFAYKGIAAAGEAAKNYADAITASHAQYKLTVAPEYLTANALKAGADGFTQIMEQKWIALYGQGLEAWTEFRRTGIPALQPPLLNTNQNIIPTRMPYPGSEESLNLANFSAALSSQGGKNDMKMKLWFAK, encoded by the coding sequence ATGAAAAAGACTATAAATTCATTCATTTTCAGATTCCTTCTGTCCTCTACTTTGTTAGGGTTTTCAGCCTGTACCGGGGATTTTGACGAGATCAATACCAATAACAACAGCGCCGCCACCGGTACTGCTGACCTGTTCCTGCCGCATGGCATTCAGAGTGCCGTGGATATTTACTGGGGCGGTTCCCTTGGTATGGATGTGGGCGACGGTTTCTCGCAACATTGGGCAAGGATCCAGTATACCGACATTGACCAGTACACGGTGTCAAGCGATGTGTACACAGCTGGCTGGCAGGGATTATACATTGAATCGCTGGCCGACTACCAGCGTATTTACAAAATCGGAGTGGAAACCAACAATGTTAATTACCAGTCTGTCGCCATCATTTTAAGATCGTGGGCATTCTCGTTATTGACCGATATTTATGGTGATATTCCTTACAAAGATGCGTTGCAAGGCTTGGAGGGCAATTTACTTCCTAAGTACGACAAGCAAAAGGATGTATATGCAGGTCTGATCGCGGAGCTGAAAGCAGCCGGTGAATCCATCAACGCCACTGACAAAAGCATCGCAATAAGCGGCGATATTCTCTTTAACAATGACCTGACGAAGTGGAAAAAATTCGCAAACACGCTTAGTCTGCGGATATTGAGCAGAATGATCGACAAAACCGATGCTCCGATTGATGTTAAAACTGAGATCACCAGAATTTTGAGCGACCCTGCCAAGTATCCCGTAATCGGCGCTGTCTCTGAAAACATTCAGCTCAACTATCTGGATGTTACCAACAACCAGAATCCGATCAATGTCAATCGTAAAACACGTGACGACCACCGTGTCAGCGCTACTTTGGTGAACAAACTCAAAGCATTGAGCGATACTCGGCTTCCAATTTATGCTAACCTATCGACGCTCAATCCCGGTTATGTAGGTGTGCCCAATGGATTATCTTCTTCCGAAGCCGGTAAGCTCGGCTTGGAGGCTACATCAAGGGTAGGCGCTTATTTTATTGCTCCTACTGCTCCTGCAGTCATCATCAGCTACGCAGAGTTGTTGTTCCTGAAAGCAGAATTCGCTTACAAAGGAATTGCAGCAGCCGGGGAGGCAGCCAAAAATTATGCAGATGCCATTACCGCATCTCACGCACAGTATAAGCTGACCGTCGCACCTGAATACCTGACGGCCAATGCATTGAAAGCAGGTGCGGATGGTTTCACGCAAATTATGGAGCAAAAATGGATCGCATTGTATGGACAAGGACTGGAAGCGTGGACCGAGTTCCGCAGAACTGGCATTCCTGCATTGCAGCCACCATTGCTGAATACCAACCAGAATATCATTCCTACACGTATGCCTTACCCGGGTTCGGAAGAATCGCTGAACCTGGCAAACTTCTCGGCAGCGCTTTCCAGCCAGGGGGGCAAGAATGATATGAAAATGAAACTTTGGTTCGCCAAATAA